The DNA region aaactcctctatttctctgcacattatgCCTCTGTATTTAGTCTTCTCCAGGATTCTGATGCTGTTCTCACGGTTGAAGGATTTTTCtggtattgctgctgccttcatgtgatactgtatcgacctgtgggagtcatttagattaaagtataaatgatttgcatatttgttgtatagcatctgtttgtcttcaggttctgcaggttcatttttgagcagtttctgaaatatctgctcagctttggccttgctgtgatgtgactttgcatagatagttgcgaggtctgtttcctttttgagtgaagagtgagggtaaagagagagcagctcctcgtggagagcgattgctctgtccatcatgctttgttctgggGAACTACTGCTTTTATAAACgatcctccatctgtagcagaACGCAACTAATTTCTTCAGATAACacacatctggatgttctttcagaactttctctgccaaatcaacggcctcatcaactgatatgtattttatgtaaaggtttagtaaggcccacatgccactgccactgcagcacagagtgctcacatttccagccaactcacggacttcatctcgaatgttttctccttcatcagcacgttgTTCAAGGTAGAGTGCAGCGaggtacaagttctctggatcccgttccttggcttgtctcattttctccaagaggtcagggtccagcattgggtcactgaagttttgggcgttctttaaccatatgacatagctggtgttccaatccaccatgtccggctgcatcctggcagctttctcgtagtaatcaacaaccagcttcttatcctctcctaagaacatcagggtccaggccttttcagcgcagatctctggatggaggtcgtcctgtgatggagatgggtatttttccatcagggcatcaacctttgacaggtaagcctgactctctgcttgatctcccaggtggtggtgcagccaggccaggttcccgtagttcaccactaaccaagCACCCTCATCTGCCTTTCTCAGCTTGTTGAGTGCCTCCGTAGCCTTCTGAAACAAACTgttagcctcttcatttaaccccagcttatactgaatgaacccccacaggttgtaaatgtggcccAGCCATCTATTTCCCTTCTCTTCgctgaagtcctccatcttGTCTGTGAGACGTAAAAGTTTCGGCCTGCTGCGGTCCAGGTCCCAGGTGAagtggcactgcagggactccagtgtggtttgactctgagcagcactgatggagaataaaaaaacaaacatttaaacacatcagcagctagttttttttgctttgaagtgtgctatgtttggatgtttactgttcatctcccatgaagaaaataagatgttttaaagaagcaatatgtaactcagacacctaatgtttaaaatgagtactgcagttaaaattctaaacattgcatGGTCACAAATTAGACGACACTTTGGGTGGCTTTCCCTCCCTAAAGCAACGCCCATACGTAATAATCACCTTTTTATACCAGCTAGGATTGACCCACAATTTACATCTTTGGAGAGGAATGGCCTgcgctgtctgggtgacttatacattaatgatgtttttgccaGTTTCGAACAATTACGTTCTGCATGCAATTTAAATAggtgaacttctaccgctgtgtgatcgagagcatcctgaccagcagtgtcacagtctggtacggaaactgctctgtcacagaccgtaaggcgctacagcgggtggtaaaaaccgcccagcgtatcacaaggtgtccactccctgccattgaggacgtccaaagaaaacgctttTCCCCGAATTTGCGGCGAGCTCacagcatccttaaagactcctcccaccctgcccacagactgtttaccctcctgccctccggtaggcgcttcaaaagcctccggaccagaaccagcagactgatcaTTTAGTCTATGGCGAGTTGCGACTAGCAGTAGTGGTCTGTCTTTATTCGTCTGTTTTCTGATGTCGTCAGTGTATAATCGACCAGAAACAACCTGATTTATAGCTCACTGCTCGTCGCACACTTCTGGGTATGGAGTTTTTATTCTTAATCATCACATGGACTTTGttgactgtggctcagtgtttgtttgatccCTGCCACTCGCATACGGGCCGGATTCAGTATTCTCGGGGATTTCTACTGGATCTAAAGTATCGACAGCAGCCACTGTCGCACCTAATTACCAAAGACTGTTTAACAGTGGATATCTCCGGTCATCGTgatgattttaacaaaaagaacaacaaagggAAAGTACGGAAACGAAGGAGACGGGGTGGTGTCCGAGAGAGGCTCAAGCGTCTGAATCTCCACCGTATACCCCTCTCCTCGATGCTGCTCTGTAATGCCCAATCCATCAGAAACAAGATCGACGAGATCCAGGCCAACGTCATTCATCTGGAGAAATTCAGAGACTCGTGCATCATGGCTTTCACCGAGACCTGGCTTACTTCTTCGGACTTGGACACGGATCTAACGCTCTGCGGTTTTGGGACATCGGTGAGGCTTGACAGAAACGTTAACGTCACAGGTTATTTCAATCACTGTAACTTGAAATCATTGAGCAACTTTCACCAGTATATTTCTTGCCCCACCAGACTGAACAAAACTATTGACCTGTGTTATGGTTTAGTCAAAGGTGCATATAAGTCGGTTTCCCTGCCCTCTCTTGGCTCTTCTGATCACAACACCATCCTTCTTACCCCCATCTACAAACCTCTCCTTAAAAGAGTAAAGTAGTCACAAGGACAGTGGAGCTGTGGACTGAAAGTGCTATTCATCATTAAAACGTAGATAAAAATCATTCAGTGCATATGCAAGCtctgtctgtgatttaaaaccGTCCATGTTAATCCACCCATTTTTCTTGTTGTCCTGGCCAGTCATGGTTTTCATGCCATCCCACACTGCCTTTAGGTCATTACTATAAAATCTATCCTCCACCCTATTCTTATATTGGAGCTTAGCCCTCTTGATTTCATGTCTGGCCTCTTTCTTCGCTTCTGCTATCTCAACAACCCCACCATGCAGAAACGTGTCATGTTTCCTGTGCAGTGCATCCTTCACTGCCCCTTCTAACGCTAGTATAAGTGTTCATTCTgatccatgtttaaaaaatgtaacattaggaAAAGCCCTGCAATCTGCAAAAAGGGCCTCCAGAGACTCTACTTTCTGCGCAgaatgaacacttttaatgtggacaagacactgatggttttattctacCGATCTTTTATAGAgtcaattttaaccttttgttttatctcatggtaTGGTAACCTTTCTGTTCAGAACAAAAATCGTCTTTCCAGTATTGTCAATACAGCCAGTAAAATAATCGGCGCTCAGCAGCTTTCATTGTCAGAAATCTGGAATAGACAAGTTGTTAGAAAAGCAAAGTCTAAACAttcgtatgcaagtcagatactcacctcatctttctgctgtttcttcctctcagtcgttttctgaagatgacttagtcgagcagatgtcttgatgttgctctgtggttacagtcgctccagcttcagctctctagtGTGGATGGCGTgatgatgtgcagcagcagctttaaatgtctgtgatAGAGGCGTGGCACTTTCCTTACcagcaggatgttatgtgaGTTTAATTTCTTAAGAATTGAAAATGAAAGCCTCAAGTTGCAGGgctctcaagtgtgtgtgtgtgtgtgtgtgtgtgtgtgtgtgtgtgtgtgtgtgtgtgtgtgtgtgtgtgtgtgtgtgtgtgtgtgtgtgtgtgtgtgtgtgtgtgtgtgtgtgtggtgtgggcTGTGCATGAGTTTAGACATTATGTGGGACTGTCTGCCTTTACAATTGTGACTGATCATCGCCCATTGCTGGGGCTCAGGCACATGGCCATTGATAATAACCCCACAGGACGGAGGGGTCGCTGGGTGCTGGAGTTGGACATTATGCACAAGGACGGCCCTAGCAATAAAAATCCGGACGCTCTTTCCCGCAGGCCCGTTTCCCCTGGCTCTGTTGGGGCGACAACAGACCACGTTGTGGGCTCAGTGGACTGCTCTCCGGTCTCACCAGGAACATGATCTGACCTACAGACTGCttattctctctgctgcactaACTCCGAACTGCAGGTTCATGTCAAGACATCCCATGGGGGGGATCTCTGGTTGACCGCCCTCTGCAACGGGTGGCAGCAGATATTCTGGAACTGTCTGTGACATCTCGGGGGAATAGGTACGTGCTGGTTGTGGAGGATTATTTTACTAAATTTGTTAATGTGTACGCCCTTCCAAACCAGACTGCTCACACGGTTGCTCACTGTCTTTTTGAGGATTATGTTTTGGTGCATGGAGTCCCTGAGGTCCTGCACACCAACCACGGCCGCCACGAAGACGAGAGCTTCACGAAGCTGGCACCACATTGGAAGGGCCAATACCGGGTCATGGAGGCGTTGGCGTCTGGAGGTGAGGCTGCACTGACTTACCGCATCAGCaaccctctggactctctggagAGGACTCAGGTGGTTCACCATGACAGGCTGAAACGTTATACTTTACCAGTGCCTACAGGGACTGTTCCCCTCCTACCCTTAAAGTATCTCCTCTTTTGGGGGTTTCGCCACTCCCGTTGTCGCCACAAATGGTTGAGCAACAATTGGCTGGGGGTGTGGACATCAGTCTGTATGGGGAGTTTTCAGGGCCTGAACGCAGGGGGCGTGTCCTGTGACCACCTTCACGTCTTCAGGATTTTGTGAGGTTCCGAGTTTGATGCttggtgtttgtttccctctttctgggatcttttttttttttatgtatttttgctGTTCAAGTACATTTGGGTGACAACTGTGatacagaggtttttttttcatgctcaggTTAAATTCTGCTAGGGGACTGTTTTGAGAGGTTTCCTGTTGTCTCATGGGTGCCTGTGCCAATGTTTTATGTGAAACGTGGACATTTCAAGTTTAGGGGGGGACGTATGTCACAGATTGTGacagattgttgtgtttgttatatgtactgtatatgagGTGAGGTGTCCCGAGAGAGTTACCGTAGCTGCCATAAAgcagttgttattgttgttatcctGTTACACTggtacacaggtgtgtgtgtgtaataaagtgGAAGCCGTGGATAAAGAAGCTCCCCGCCTATGTgccgtttattgttttcttattaagtGTATCCGGTCCAACGAACCCAGAAAGCTCGGTTACAGAGGTAAGagaaaagctttgtgaatacgggtCCTGATCTAGGACTAAAAAACAGGTGTCAGAATAGCTGCCGAAATTAGCAAGAATTCAACTGGCTGTCTAGTTCACACACTCTGgtcaaactgttagctaatatTACTGATTACCAGCTGACTGGACACAATATTCCCCAacatacagaaatcaaatgatgAGATGACTTACTGTATTAATACCATATGGTCCTCttctccatagactgtaaatataacggTCCTCTCCCACGTCGATCAGTCTGTACTTCAGCGAGCATCTGAATCAAAGTGCGAGCGTCTTCTTTGTAACCAGAATGTAGCGTTGTTGTAGCGGGAATATCTAAATCTTACCCGGATACAGCAATGCTAtttattgattggttgttggggtagctatatatatattctttttttgattaacTGGTGCGTGGCAAGCTCCTTCTGATCTCTATGGGAAACCCACTTGATTCATATCTGTtccactatttaaaaaaatgggttagggttaggcgTTAAGGCGTATCCTGGTAATTTATGCGTGAGAAATACAAGGTGTGGCGTGTGAGCGTGTGAACaggttgaaatgtgtgtctctcactCCCAATGCGTGAGATTCAGAGCATTGAAGGTTGTCAGTTTTGATGCGCTTTGGCGCCATCaggaggtctctgagtgcaactgcagtgtcataaaaacggtcacgcctccccctctgacaccatgtgcatttgttgacaaacaaagggtgaggaagccggcagagacgctgtgagaagatgaggaaccgcgcagactcaaaaggtacagtaatattaccagattttgatggagcctgagtgtctgcagcccgttgtctagtttgtttattcaactgttaccatgacaactataggtcgtggataaatggctacatagatcggtttgtaaggttacaaacaatttggagacaaaagtaaagctgctaaacgtgaGACAATGATGACGTCACTGGTAATGATGCAGCTCGGAGTGACTATGGGGTTTCCTATTGCGCGAGATGCTAGCTTAACATTCAGTACATTAGACGTTAACATTCACgactaatgaataactttatgaatattattcaaaactccacagaactgatacgggatgaatcgaatatgatcagtaactgaaaaccacagtttgattacatctaaacaactaaaaaaatactttaaaatgtgtttatcgacggagtgtgaatcatcattaaccttcctccgaccaagctgtcaacggctctgaccacattcctgacgtcatcactcacactgtggtaattctagagtctcttggggattattcctcttcattttactttgttgactttcagaaacaaattttggttttcaaagcaataGTGGATgtgacacttagcagggcaacaacagtgagtgctgtcagatggggcccccttagggaggtttcctactgtcattttggggcactgctttggtttacatttgtgagccctgaggggcc from Labrus bergylta chromosome 6, fLabBer1.1, whole genome shotgun sequence includes:
- the LOC136179462 gene encoding interferon-induced protein with tetratricopeptide repeats 1-like; this encodes MISLLVLVRRLLKRLPEGRRVNSLWAGAAQSQTTLESLQCHFTWDLDRSRPKLLRLTDKMEDFSEEKGNRWLGHIYNLWGFIQYKLGLNEEANSLFQKATEALNKLRKADEGAWLVVNYGNLAWLHHHLGDQAESQAYLSKVDALMEKYPSPSQDDLHPEICAEKAWTLMFLGEDKKLVVDYYEKAARMQPDMVDWNTSYVIWLKNAQNFSDPMLDPDLLEKMRQAKERDPENLYLAALYLEQRADEGENIRDEVRELAGNVSTLCCSGSGMWALLNLYIKYISVDEAVDLAEKVLKEHPDVCYLKKLVAFCYRWRIVYKSSSSPEQSMMDRAIALHEELLSLYPHSSLKKETDLATIYAKSHHSKAKAEQIFQKLLKNEPAEPEDKQMLYNKYANHLYFNLNDSHRSIQYHMKAAAIPEKSFNRENSIRILEKTKYRGIMCREIEEFLRNLQEPRQYR